Proteins encoded by one window of Arachis hypogaea cultivar Tifrunner chromosome 1, arahy.Tifrunner.gnm2.J5K5, whole genome shotgun sequence:
- the LOC112697179 gene encoding probable polyamine oxidase 5 translates to MVVKKPRIVIVGAGMAGLTAANKLHSVTASKDLFEVCVVEGGSRIGGRINTSEFCGDQIELGATWIHGIGGSPLHKIAQQTHSLLSDKPWECMDGNSSDQTTITIAEGGFHLDPSIVNPITRLFKNLMDHAQGKNQKNNITERDTTARGDEFLHSFCKKVSTRVGSAGLSIGSFLRGGLDAYWDSSKDQEEFKGCGIWNRKLLEEAIFAMHENTQRTYTSAGDLLNLDYNAESEYQMFPGEEITIAKGYLSIIEYLASALPPGVIQLGRKVTRIQWQPERHEQNGFCSSRPVKLHFCDGSVMHADHVIITVSLGVLKAAIGDDQGMFQPPLPNYKAEAISRLGFGVVNKLFMQLSPTTHHCKDGHHRPKRFPYLQLVFHSPHSEMRHKKIPWWMRRSPTLCPIYKNSSVLLCWFAGEEAKALESLKDEEIINGASDTFSSFLCSGYSYNEVQFSKVLKTKWATDPLFLGSYSYVAVGSSGEDFDTMAEPLPRESTSSPPLQILFAGEATHRTHYSTTHGAYFSGLREANRLLQHYHCLGIYNN, encoded by the exons ATGGTGGTGAAGAAGCCAAGGATTGTGATAGTTGGAGCAGGAATGGCAGGGCTCACTGCTGCCAACAAGCTCCACAGTGTGACAGCCTCAAAGGACTTGTTTGAGGTTTGTGTTGTGGAAGGTGGAAGCAGGATTGGAGGGAGAATCAACACCTCTGAGTTCTGTGGTGACCAGATTGAGCTTGGTGCTACTTGGATCCATGGAATTGGAGGAAGCCCTCTTCACAAGATTGCTCAACAAACACACTCATTGCTTTCTGACAAGCCTTGGGAGTGCATGGATGGAAACTCATCAGATCAAACCACCATCACCATTGCTGAAGGTGGCTTCCACTTGGACCCTTCCATTGTAAACCCCATCACAAGGCTCTTCAAGAACCTCATGGATCATGCTCAGGGCAAGAACCAGAAGAACAACATCACTGAACGAGATACTACTGCAAGAGGTGATGAATTTCTTCACAGCTTCTGTAAGAAGGTGTCAACAAGAGTTGGCTCTGCAGGCCTTAGTATTGGTTCTTTCCTCAG GGGAGGCCTTGATGCATACTGGGATTCCTCAAAGGATCAAGAGGAGTTCAAAGGGTGTGGGATATGGAACAGGAAGTTGCTTGAAGAAGCAATCTTTGCAATGCATGAGAACACGCAGAGGACATACACATCTGCCGGTGATCTCTTGAACCTTGATTACAATGCTGAGAGTGAATACCAAATGTTCCCTGGTGAAGAAATCACCATTGCCAAAGGCTACTTGAGCATAATTGAGTACTTGGCTTCTGCTCTACCGCCGGGGGTAATTCAGTTAGGTAGAAAAGTCACAAGAATTCAATGGCAACCAGAGAGACATGAACAAAATGGTTTCTGTTCTTCTAGGCCTGTGAAGCTACACTTCTGTGATGGATCAGTTATGCATGCTGATCATGTCATTATCACTGTTTCACTTGGAGTGCTAAAAGCTGCTATTGGTGATGATCAAGGTATGTTTCAGCCCCCTCTTCCAAATTATAAGGCTGAAGCAATTTCAAGGCTTGGTTTTGGTGTTGTTAACAAGTTGTTTATGCAATTGAGCCCAACAACACATCATTGTAAAGACGGTCATCACCGCCCTAAAAGGTTCCCATACTTGCAATTGGTTTTTCATTCACCTCACTCTGAGATGAGGCACAAGAAGATACCTTGGTGGATGAGGAGGTCACCTACCCTTTGTCCAATCTACAAGAATTCCAGTGTCCTCCTTTGTTGGTTTGCTGGGGAAGAAGCAAAGGCACTTGAGTCACTCAAAGATGAAGAGATCATTAATGGAGCTTCAGACACATTCTCCAGCTTTCTGTGTTCTGGTTATTCATACAATGAAGTTCAGTTCAGCAAAGTGTTGAAGACAAAATGGGCAACAGATCCTTTGTTTTTAGGGTCATACAGTTATGTTGCTGTTGGATCAAGTGGTGAAGATTTTGATACAATGGCTGAGCCATTGCCTAGAGAAAGCACATCATCACCACCACTTCAGATTTTGTTTGCAGGGGAAGCAACTCACAGAACCCATTATTCCACAACTCATGGAGCTTACTTCAGTGGCCTTAGGGAAGCCAATAGGCTTCTTCAACATTATCACTGCCTTGGGATATATAACaactag
- the LOC112697190 gene encoding beta-galactosidase isoform X2: MESLVMSGKKLCVMVLCLYWVHAVTASVTYDHKAIVVNGQRKILFSGSIHYPRSTPQYYFEDRYDLVKFIKVVQQAGLYVNLRIGPYVCSEWNFGGFPVWLKFVPGIAFRTDNEPFKAAMQKFTEKIVSMMKAENLFETQGGPIILSQIENELGPVEWEIGDPAKAYAKWAAKMAVGLDTGVPWIMCKQEDAPDPVIDTCNGYYCENFTPNKNYKPKMWTENWTGWCTYFGGGVNIRPAEDLAFSVARFIQNGGSFVNYYMYHGGTNFERTSGGPFITTSYDYDAPIDEYGLLNEPKWGHLRDLHKAIKLCEPALISVDPKVTSLGNNLEAHVFKTDSGACAAFLANYDTKSSAKVSFANEQYELPRWSISILPDCKTEVFNTARIGAQSSQKKMTVVKNAFDWESYIEEPASSSEEDSITANALWEQINITRDSTDYLWYLTDVNIDPNEGFIKSGKWPLLTVMSAGHALLVFINGQHSGTSYAGADFPKLTFNQTVNLRAGNNKISLLSIAVGLPHVGIHFETWNVGVLGPVTLEGVNEGTRDLSHQKWSYKVGLKGEDLGLQTVSGSGSVEWAQGTLLAKKQPLTWYKTNFNKPEGNDPLALDMISMGKGQVWINGRSIGRHWPGYTAHGICWDCDYAGSYTDKKCKKNCGEPSQRWYHVPRSWLRLSGNYMVVFEEWGGDPTRISLVKRTTDSVCADIYEDQPTLKNREKLDSGNVIRPKAHLWCPPGQKMSQIKFASYGLPHGSCGNYRQGDCHAHKSYDAPQRNCIGKQSCMVTVASEVFGGDPCPGIAKKLSVEAICR; the protein is encoded by the exons TTGGTGATGAGTGGGAAGAAGCTTTGTGTGATGGTGTTATGTTTGTACTGGGTTCATGCAGTGACAGCTTCTGTTACATATGATCACAAAGCAATTGTTGTTAATGGGCAGAGAAAGATTCTGTTTTCTGGTTCTATACACTACCCCAGAAGCACACCTCAG TATTATTTCGAGGATAGGTACGACTTAGTTAAGTTCATCAAGGTAGTGCAGCAAGCTGGACTTTATGTTAATCTCCGAATTGGTCCCTATGTATGTTCTGAATGGAACTTTGG GGGTTTTCCTGTTTGGCTAAAGTTTGTTCCAGGCATTGCTTTCAGAACAGATAATGAGCCTTTCAAG GCAGCAATGCAGAAGTTCACTGAGAAGATTGTGAGTATGATGAAGGCTGAGAATCTGTTTGAGACACAGGGGGGTCCAATAATTCTGTCACAG ATAGAGAATGAGCTTGGACCAGTGGAATGGGAAATTGGTGATCCTGCAAAAGCTTATGCGAAATGGGCAGCTAAAATGGCTGTAGGTCTAGACACTGGTGTCCCTTGGATTATGTGCAAGCAAGAAGATGCTCCTGACCCTGTT ATTGACACATGCAATGGGTATTACTGTGAAAACTTCACTCCCAACAAGAACTACAAACCAAAAATGTGGACAGAAAACTGGACAGGCTG GTGCACTTATTTTGGTGGTGGAGTTAATATTAGACCAGCAGAAGACTTGGCATTCTCAGTTGCTAGGTTCATACAAAATGGTGGTTCATTTGTTAACTATTATATG TATCATGGAGGAACTAACTTCGAGCGAACATCTGGTGGCCCCTTCATTACCACTAGCTATGACTATGATGCTCCAATTGATGAATATG GACTTTTAAATGAACCAAAATGGGGACATTTGAGAGATTTGCACAAAGCAATAAAGCTGTGTGAACCAGCTTTGATATCTGTAGATCCAAAGGTGACATCACTTGGAAATAACCTCGAG GCACATGTGTTCAAGACAGATTCTGGTGCTTGTGCTGCATTCCTTGCAAACTATGACACCAAATCTTCTGCAAAAGTTTCATTTGCAAATGAGCAATATGAACTACCACGTTGGTCCATAAGCATTCTTCCTGACTGCAAAACTGAAGTTTTCAACACTGCAAGG ATTGGTGCTCAAAGCTCCCAGAAGAAGATGACTGTTGTAAAGAATGCATTTGATTGGGAGTCATACATTGAAGAACCTGCGTCGTCCAGCGAAGAGGATTCCATCACAGCGAATGCGCTTTGGGAGCAGATCAACATCACTAGAGATTCTACAGATTATTTGTGGTACTTGACAGA TGTCAATATTGATCCTAATGAAGGTTTTATTAAGAGTGGAAAATGGCCTCTTCTTACAGTAATGTCAGCAGGCCATGCTTTACTAGTTTTCATTAATGGCCAACATTCAG GAACTTCTTACGCTGGAGCCGACTTTCCTAAACTAACATTTAATCAAACTGTTAATCTAAGGGCTGGCAACAACAAGATTTCTTTACTTAGTATTGCCGTCGGCCTCCCG CATGTTGGCATACACTTTGAGACATGGAATGTTGGGGTGTTAGGCCCTGTGACACTTGAGGGTGTAAATGAAGGGACCAGAGATTTGTCTCACCAGAAATGGTCTTACAAG GTTGGTCTGAAAGGTGAAGACTTAGGCCTTCAAACCGTGAGTGGGAGTGGTTCTGTTGAATGGGCACAAGGAACCTTATTGGCTAAGAAACAACCTTTGACATGGTACAAG ACAAATTTTAACAAACCAGAAGGAAATGATCCATTGGCTCTAGACATGATCAGCATGGGAAAAGGTCAAGTATGGATAAATGGCCGAAGCATCGGCCGCCATTGGCCAGGATACACAGCACACGGAATTTGTTGGGATTGCGACTATGCCGGATCTTACACTGACAAGAAATGCAAAAAAAACTGTGGAGAACCTAGCCAGAGATG GTACCATGTTCCGAGGTCATGGCTGAGGCTGAGTGGGAACTATATGGTTGTGTTTGAAGAATGGGGAGGTGACCCTACTAGGATTTCTTTGGTGAAAAGAACAACAGATAGTGTGTGTGCTGATATATATGAAGATCAACCAACTCTGAAGAACAGGGAGAAGCTGGATTCTGGAAATGTTATTAGGCCAAAAGCACATTTGTGGTGTCCTCCAGGACAAAAGATGTCACAGATTAAGTTTGCTAGCTATGGTTTGCCACATGGAAGCTGTGGAAACTATAGACAAGGAGATTGTCATGCTCACAAATCATATGATGCTCCTCAAAGG AACTGCATTGGCAAACAATCATGCATGGTAACCGTTGCTTCTGAAGTTTTTGGGGGAGACCCATGTCCAGGAATTGCTAAGAAGCTCTCAGTTGAGGCCATATGCAGATAG
- the LOC112697190 gene encoding beta-galactosidase isoform X1: MESLVMSGKKLCVMVLCLYWVHAVTASVTYDHKAIVVNGQRKILFSGSIHYPRSTPQMWPELIQKAKEGGVDVIQTYVFWNGHEPSPGKYYFEDRYDLVKFIKVVQQAGLYVNLRIGPYVCSEWNFGGFPVWLKFVPGIAFRTDNEPFKAAMQKFTEKIVSMMKAENLFETQGGPIILSQIENELGPVEWEIGDPAKAYAKWAAKMAVGLDTGVPWIMCKQEDAPDPVIDTCNGYYCENFTPNKNYKPKMWTENWTGWCTYFGGGVNIRPAEDLAFSVARFIQNGGSFVNYYMYHGGTNFERTSGGPFITTSYDYDAPIDEYGLLNEPKWGHLRDLHKAIKLCEPALISVDPKVTSLGNNLEAHVFKTDSGACAAFLANYDTKSSAKVSFANEQYELPRWSISILPDCKTEVFNTARIGAQSSQKKMTVVKNAFDWESYIEEPASSSEEDSITANALWEQINITRDSTDYLWYLTDVNIDPNEGFIKSGKWPLLTVMSAGHALLVFINGQHSGTSYAGADFPKLTFNQTVNLRAGNNKISLLSIAVGLPHVGIHFETWNVGVLGPVTLEGVNEGTRDLSHQKWSYKVGLKGEDLGLQTVSGSGSVEWAQGTLLAKKQPLTWYKTNFNKPEGNDPLALDMISMGKGQVWINGRSIGRHWPGYTAHGICWDCDYAGSYTDKKCKKNCGEPSQRWYHVPRSWLRLSGNYMVVFEEWGGDPTRISLVKRTTDSVCADIYEDQPTLKNREKLDSGNVIRPKAHLWCPPGQKMSQIKFASYGLPHGSCGNYRQGDCHAHKSYDAPQRNCIGKQSCMVTVASEVFGGDPCPGIAKKLSVEAICR, translated from the exons TTGGTGATGAGTGGGAAGAAGCTTTGTGTGATGGTGTTATGTTTGTACTGGGTTCATGCAGTGACAGCTTCTGTTACATATGATCACAAAGCAATTGTTGTTAATGGGCAGAGAAAGATTCTGTTTTCTGGTTCTATACACTACCCCAGAAGCACACCTCAG ATGTGGCCAGAGCTTATTCAAAAAGCTAAAGAGGGAGGGGTGGATGTTATTCAAACCTATGTGTTTTGGAATGGCCATGAACCTTCTCCAGGGAAA TATTATTTCGAGGATAGGTACGACTTAGTTAAGTTCATCAAGGTAGTGCAGCAAGCTGGACTTTATGTTAATCTCCGAATTGGTCCCTATGTATGTTCTGAATGGAACTTTGG GGGTTTTCCTGTTTGGCTAAAGTTTGTTCCAGGCATTGCTTTCAGAACAGATAATGAGCCTTTCAAG GCAGCAATGCAGAAGTTCACTGAGAAGATTGTGAGTATGATGAAGGCTGAGAATCTGTTTGAGACACAGGGGGGTCCAATAATTCTGTCACAG ATAGAGAATGAGCTTGGACCAGTGGAATGGGAAATTGGTGATCCTGCAAAAGCTTATGCGAAATGGGCAGCTAAAATGGCTGTAGGTCTAGACACTGGTGTCCCTTGGATTATGTGCAAGCAAGAAGATGCTCCTGACCCTGTT ATTGACACATGCAATGGGTATTACTGTGAAAACTTCACTCCCAACAAGAACTACAAACCAAAAATGTGGACAGAAAACTGGACAGGCTG GTGCACTTATTTTGGTGGTGGAGTTAATATTAGACCAGCAGAAGACTTGGCATTCTCAGTTGCTAGGTTCATACAAAATGGTGGTTCATTTGTTAACTATTATATG TATCATGGAGGAACTAACTTCGAGCGAACATCTGGTGGCCCCTTCATTACCACTAGCTATGACTATGATGCTCCAATTGATGAATATG GACTTTTAAATGAACCAAAATGGGGACATTTGAGAGATTTGCACAAAGCAATAAAGCTGTGTGAACCAGCTTTGATATCTGTAGATCCAAAGGTGACATCACTTGGAAATAACCTCGAG GCACATGTGTTCAAGACAGATTCTGGTGCTTGTGCTGCATTCCTTGCAAACTATGACACCAAATCTTCTGCAAAAGTTTCATTTGCAAATGAGCAATATGAACTACCACGTTGGTCCATAAGCATTCTTCCTGACTGCAAAACTGAAGTTTTCAACACTGCAAGG ATTGGTGCTCAAAGCTCCCAGAAGAAGATGACTGTTGTAAAGAATGCATTTGATTGGGAGTCATACATTGAAGAACCTGCGTCGTCCAGCGAAGAGGATTCCATCACAGCGAATGCGCTTTGGGAGCAGATCAACATCACTAGAGATTCTACAGATTATTTGTGGTACTTGACAGA TGTCAATATTGATCCTAATGAAGGTTTTATTAAGAGTGGAAAATGGCCTCTTCTTACAGTAATGTCAGCAGGCCATGCTTTACTAGTTTTCATTAATGGCCAACATTCAG GAACTTCTTACGCTGGAGCCGACTTTCCTAAACTAACATTTAATCAAACTGTTAATCTAAGGGCTGGCAACAACAAGATTTCTTTACTTAGTATTGCCGTCGGCCTCCCG CATGTTGGCATACACTTTGAGACATGGAATGTTGGGGTGTTAGGCCCTGTGACACTTGAGGGTGTAAATGAAGGGACCAGAGATTTGTCTCACCAGAAATGGTCTTACAAG GTTGGTCTGAAAGGTGAAGACTTAGGCCTTCAAACCGTGAGTGGGAGTGGTTCTGTTGAATGGGCACAAGGAACCTTATTGGCTAAGAAACAACCTTTGACATGGTACAAG ACAAATTTTAACAAACCAGAAGGAAATGATCCATTGGCTCTAGACATGATCAGCATGGGAAAAGGTCAAGTATGGATAAATGGCCGAAGCATCGGCCGCCATTGGCCAGGATACACAGCACACGGAATTTGTTGGGATTGCGACTATGCCGGATCTTACACTGACAAGAAATGCAAAAAAAACTGTGGAGAACCTAGCCAGAGATG GTACCATGTTCCGAGGTCATGGCTGAGGCTGAGTGGGAACTATATGGTTGTGTTTGAAGAATGGGGAGGTGACCCTACTAGGATTTCTTTGGTGAAAAGAACAACAGATAGTGTGTGTGCTGATATATATGAAGATCAACCAACTCTGAAGAACAGGGAGAAGCTGGATTCTGGAAATGTTATTAGGCCAAAAGCACATTTGTGGTGTCCTCCAGGACAAAAGATGTCACAGATTAAGTTTGCTAGCTATGGTTTGCCACATGGAAGCTGTGGAAACTATAGACAAGGAGATTGTCATGCTCACAAATCATATGATGCTCCTCAAAGG AACTGCATTGGCAAACAATCATGCATGGTAACCGTTGCTTCTGAAGTTTTTGGGGGAGACCCATGTCCAGGAATTGCTAAGAAGCTCTCAGTTGAGGCCATATGCAGATAG